From Terriglobales bacterium, one genomic window encodes:
- a CDS encoding FHA domain-containing protein, with the protein MNENVVTLANKIDRLARTARAQDLSLLLTQSELERVSRLAAVIDALGAGTYLIGSGPYTQGVYSIMVEEVVLGRLATPLEQPLDKPVDIFCQDVTCLTPREVSRNHAMIFRLGDAHMRYFIRDLGSTCGTYVNGERLVNEGENVGTTELSHGDVISLGPSHINTYVFALL; encoded by the coding sequence TTGAACGAAAATGTCGTCACACTCGCGAACAAGATCGACAGGCTCGCCCGGACTGCAAGAGCGCAAGATCTTTCGCTGCTGCTCACACAGTCGGAATTAGAACGGGTAAGTCGCTTGGCTGCGGTAATCGATGCACTCGGAGCAGGTACTTACCTGATTGGATCGGGGCCTTACACACAAGGGGTGTATTCGATCATGGTCGAGGAAGTAGTGCTCGGTCGTCTTGCGACGCCGCTCGAACAGCCATTGGACAAACCGGTGGACATTTTTTGCCAAGATGTGACGTGTTTGACTCCTCGCGAGGTGTCCAGAAACCACGCCATGATCTTCAGGCTTGGGGATGCTCACATGCGGTATTTCATCCGAGATTTAGGCAGCACATGCGGAACTTACGTAAATGGAGAACGGCTCGTCAACGAAGGAGAAAATGTCGGAACGACGGAACTGTCTCATGGAGACGTTATTTCGCTGGGGCCGTCGCACATCAATACGTATGTGTTCGCATTACTCTGA
- a CDS encoding serine/threonine-protein kinase: MALDITRLQPGELIRETYSIVRYLGSGAFGDVYLARHRYMGLQALKVFPREDGTDALEEAYLLGKLSHPNIVRMFEANEFEHSDSRLGYFSMEYVEGGTLLELFELELELQTRLRLAQDILEGLAFAHSQTPPVIHRDISPSNILVEQTSFTCRAKISDFGLAKHVDAESLVASAAGKYVYMAPESFLGTHSTSSDVYSAAIVLFELFTGCHPFRLALSPSATSAEIAAVVRESRGQSIPKVSETCDDFSIDWDRFFEHALCHDYRERPANAHDLLQAFQHQISRSNSNSRPADSAQMVSEARRLAEQADTLGEAIELLEQACSFDPRVRHKYADMLSLWKRGIVL; the protein is encoded by the coding sequence ATGGCGCTTGATATCACCAGGTTACAACCTGGAGAACTAATTCGTGAGACGTACAGCATCGTGCGCTATCTCGGTAGTGGCGCATTCGGCGACGTTTACCTCGCCAGGCATCGGTACATGGGACTTCAAGCCCTGAAGGTGTTCCCGCGCGAGGACGGTACGGATGCACTCGAAGAAGCCTATCTGCTCGGGAAGCTAAGCCACCCCAACATTGTGCGAATGTTCGAGGCTAACGAGTTCGAGCATTCCGACTCTCGTCTGGGCTATTTCAGTATGGAGTACGTCGAGGGCGGCACTCTGCTTGAGTTGTTTGAATTGGAACTCGAACTTCAGACCCGCCTTCGACTCGCACAAGACATACTGGAGGGCTTAGCGTTCGCACATTCGCAGACGCCCCCTGTAATCCATCGAGATATAAGCCCTAGCAACATACTTGTCGAACAAACGAGTTTCACTTGCAGAGCGAAAATAAGCGACTTCGGTCTCGCCAAACACGTCGATGCAGAGTCCCTAGTTGCGAGTGCTGCTGGCAAGTATGTGTACATGGCGCCAGAAAGCTTCCTAGGAACTCATTCCACGAGTTCCGACGTCTACTCTGCGGCAATCGTGCTTTTCGAGTTGTTTACCGGATGCCATCCCTTCAGGCTGGCGCTGAGCCCGTCGGCTACGTCAGCCGAGATAGCTGCCGTTGTACGTGAATCGAGAGGCCAAAGTATCCCAAAGGTTTCGGAGACCTGCGACGATTTCAGTATAGATTGGGATCGATTTTTCGAGCACGCACTCTGCCACGATTACCGCGAAAGACCGGCGAACGCGCACGATCTCCTTCAAGCGTTTCAACACCAAATTTCAAGATCTAACAGCAATTCACGTCCGGCAGATTCGGCGCAAATGGTCAGCGAAGCCAGGAGGCTGGCAGAACAGGCCGACACGTTAGGTGAAGCAATAGAGTTGCTGGAACAGGCCTGTTCGTTCGACCCGAGGGTTCGTCATAAATACGCAGACATGCTTTCGCTCTGGAAGAGAGGAATCGTCCTTTGA